The genomic window ATCACTAAAATTTACTAGGTTGGTTAAAGAGCCATGGATTATTTACTAGCAGGAATAGGGCTACAATATTAGAATGTTCATAACTCTTAAGAGATTTATTTCTCTTTAGCACCCACTAATCATTTGGACGAGAAAGATTTCCAAAAAGATTAGTAAAAGGATTGTTCAGGCTTATATAAATTTGAAAACTAAGCAAATATGCCTAACGAGATACGAGTTGAAAATAACCTCAAAAGAAAAACTACAGTAAATTAAAATTACATTACTAAAGTATTAAAAAAATGGAAATAATTGAAAAAACATTTACTCAACCTTTAAAAATTTCATATGGGGCTAAGCGGGAAAACCTGAAAAATCTCAAAAAGGAGATGATATGGATTAGGGTTAGATCAAAATTATTAAGAGCATGGGTCTATACGACTAATTTAGCCATTGACGGCAAAAAAGGAAATATTGTAAATGAGACTAATGAAATTGAGTTTGGATTCCAGGATAAATCAAAAAAAATAAAATGGCTAAAATGTTCCACAGATAAGATTAAGGATGGTTTTAACTCAGAGAGTGAGGAAAAAAAGTTAATACATAAGATTAGAAAAAAAATTAAACGAAATTCAGGAATTAATGTTAATTCTGATGAGATGATAAAAAGTAAATTACATAACATCACAGCAAAACTAAAAATTAAAGACACTAAAACTCTTATTGAGAAAATCACTTCAGGGAGCCACCCAGAAATTGAAAAGATCGCTTACGACTATTTTACAACTAACGACACCCTATTTTATCGTGATAGAAAAGTATTTGATGAGTTTTTACAAAAAGAGTTAAAAAAATTTTTAGAGGATAATGAAGAAAAAAAAGAAATTAAAATTTGGTCTGCTGCCTGCTCAGACGGGCGAGAACCATATACATTGGCAATGCTTCTTAAAGAATTTTTTTATAATAAGGGTAATTGGAAAATTAAAATTTACGCAACAGATTATTCCGAAGAAATGATACAAAAAGCACAGGCAGGAGTGTATTCAGCTGATGAGATTAACGATTTACCAAAATATTTCCGAGATAAGTATTTAAAGAAATTAAAGGGGAATAATTTTGCAATTGAAAAGAAAATTAAGAATTTTGTGCATTTCGAAACATATAATCTTAAATCTCATGTAGGGGAAAAATTATTTTCCTTTGACTATATTTTTTTAAGAAATGTTTTAGGGTATTTCGACGGAAAAGGGAGAAATAATTTGTTACTTGAATTATCAAAAAGCCTTAGCAATTCTCGAGGTGGTATTATTCTTGGTGCCAGTGAGGACCCTCAAAATATTGAATATAGATGTCGATCGTATTGTCATTTAAATATATATCATTTTCACTAGTCACTTTTTTTCTAGTCTACTATTAATAAAATCTTATCAGATAATGTAAATCCCTACCGAGCAGTTAGGTAACATTATATTAAGTATTTTTAGGTGAATTAGTTGGGTGTAGAAATATTTACCTTTCATATTCTGCGAATCACATTTTTTTTAGGTATTTAGGTTATAGTGAATTTTTTCTCTTTATGTTTTGAATAAGACGAACTATTTCTAGAAGATTTTTGGACATATTTTTATTTTTAAAAAGTTCATCAATGTGGTTGTAGAAGCATTGCTTATGTAATTTATCCCAATGACCACTATCTAATCCCCGTTTAGCAAGAAATGAAGCTCCTTGTGGATTAATTTTATCTAGGGTCAACACGCTTTTTGCCCAAAATTGATATCCACTCCCGTTAAGGTTATGAAAAGCAAAGGTGTTGATGTAAGAGAAGCTAGATAAGAGACTATTAGCACGATTTGGATTTTTGATGTTGAAATCAGGGTGTGCTTGAAGTTTTTTTATTTGGTCAATATAGTCTGGACCTTTTGGCAATTGAGTAGCCTGAACTGAGAACCACTTATCAATCAACATATCAATATTTTTATATTGATGATAGAAATCATCTAGCACTCCTTCAAAGTTCTTACTTGATTGAAGGACCAAAGGACATAATGCAAACCACCTATCATTCATATTGTCTGCTGAAAAATATTGTTTAATTGCAAGATGTTCATACTGATCGATATCACACCAAAGTAACATGTCTAAACATTTATTTTTAAGTGCTCTTCTATTGATCTGATCTGGGGTTAAATCGTATTTTTTACCGTCATTCATTGCATCGAAAAGCTTGAGCCATTCCAACTCAAAAAGTTGAGCCAACTGTTTCTTGTAAAAATGTATATTTTTTAACAGTGCCTCAGGATCATACTCATCGAACTTTTGTGCCAAAAAACTCTCTGTAGGCAAATTAAATAGAGTTGACCTAAATCCTACATCCAAATCCTCTCTCAATAGTATTTTTTTTAAAATAGCTAAAAACTTTTTACCAAATTTTTGTTTATTTAATATGATCAAACAATATGTACGCTGAATAATATCCCAGGTGTTGAAGGTATCATCCTCGTAGGCTAATTGCTCTAACAAATCCTTTTGTGTCTGCTCATATTCAATAATGATCGGTGCCGAAAATCCGCGGTTTATTGATAATATTGGCTTTGCGTTTATCTGTTGAAATTCTATTTTTGTCTTTTTTTTAGTAATATTTAAAATATATTCTTTGTTAAAACTTATGCCATTTTGACAGACTGGTTTTTTCAAATTGGGTGAAATGAATTTAATTTTTACTGGGATATGTAAATCAGGTTTTTTGCTGACATGATTTAACTTATTTGATTGTATAAGTGTCAGCGAATATATATTTTTTTTAGAATCAAAGTTTTCCTGAATACTTAAGATGGGAGTTCCTGGAGTTGAATACCACAACATAAATTGACTCAAATCAATTTGACTTGCATCTTGCATTGCACCAACAAAGTCATCACATGTGACAGCACACCCATCATGTCTCTTAAAATATAAATCCATGCCATGCTTAAATTTGTCCTCACCAAGTATAGTATGTATCATCCGCACTACCTCGGCTCCTTTGGAGTAAACTGTAGATGTATAAAAATTATCTATAGCTTCATATGAATCTGGACG from Candidatus Methylopumilus planktonicus includes these protein-coding regions:
- a CDS encoding CheR family methyltransferase is translated as MEIIEKTFTQPLKISYGAKRENLKNLKKEMIWIRVRSKLLRAWVYTTNLAIDGKKGNIVNETNEIEFGFQDKSKKIKWLKCSTDKIKDGFNSESEEKKLIHKIRKKIKRNSGINVNSDEMIKSKLHNITAKLKIKDTKTLIEKITSGSHPEIEKIAYDYFTTNDTLFYRDRKVFDEFLQKELKKFLEDNEEKKEIKIWSAACSDGREPYTLAMLLKEFFYNKGNWKIKIYATDYSEEMIQKAQAGVYSADEINDLPKYFRDKYLKKLKGNNFAIEKKIKNFVHFETYNLKSHVGEKLFSFDYIFLRNVLGYFDGKGRNNLLLELSKSLSNSRGGIILGASEDPQNIEYRCRSYCHLNIYHFH
- the pepN gene encoding aminopeptidase N, with product MTFYRQQYRAPDFLCQKIELEINLDKKSTLVRNRMYFYPNPNSTQRAEEIVLNGEDISLEALRVNGKIIKSFSLQNNELRIKSASKLFLDPFQIEILSRCHPEQNSSLKGLYVSNNLMVTQCEAEGFRKITFSIDRPDIMSVFTVKLIALKKDYPILLSNGNLIDEENLANKMHSATWHDPFPKPSYLFALVAGNLACNEKEIICSNGEKKLLQVWADKGNIKKTTFCLDTLENAIHWDESRFGLKLDLDRFMIVAVDDFNMGAMENKGLNIFNSSAIYTDQNLSLDQDYVYTERIVGHEYFHNWTGNRVSCRDWFQLTLKEGLTVFRDQEFSSDRLSKQSGKDVRRINFVNSLRSSQFSEDAGPMAHPIRPDSYEAIDNFYTSTVYSKGAEVVRMIHTILGEDKFKHGMDLYFKRHDGCAVTCDDFVGAMQDASQIDLSQFMLWYSTPGTPILSIQENFDSKKNIYSLTLIQSNKLNHVSKKPDLHIPVKIKFISPNLKKPVCQNGISFNKEYILNITKKKTKIEFQQINAKPILSINRGFSAPIIIEYEQTQKDLLEQLAYEDDTFNTWDIIQRTYCLIILNKQKFGKKFLAILKKILLREDLDVGFRSTLFNLPTESFLAQKFDEYDPEALLKNIHFYKKQLAQLFELEWLKLFDAMNDGKKYDLTPDQINRRALKNKCLDMLLWCDIDQYEHLAIKQYFSADNMNDRWFALCPLVLQSSKNFEGVLDDFYHQYKNIDMLIDKWFSVQATQLPKGPDYIDQIKKLQAHPDFNIKNPNRANSLLSSFSYINTFAFHNLNGSGYQFWAKSVLTLDKINPQGASFLAKRGLDSGHWDKLHKQCFYNHIDELFKNKNMSKNLLEIVRLIQNIKRKNSL